AAAAATTAGAACGGAGGACTTTACAGTTGAAAAAATGGTGATTGGTGAGCGCTCACATAATGAAGTGTTTATTATTTATAACAAAAAGCTAGCAGGCGAAAGGGTTTTAAAGGAAGTAAAGGAGAGGATTGGGGCTGTTCAGAGGGACGCAGTACAAAATCTAAGCCTTCTCATCCAGCATATTGAGGACAAGAAAGCTAGCTTATTTCCGACCATTTTACTGACCGAAAGACCTGATAGAGCTGCTTCTTTCATTGAGGATGGCCATGTGATTGTGGTCATGAACAATTCACCATTTGCAGTGGTTGCCCCCGCGACCTTTTGGGCTTTTTACCATTCTGCAGACGATCATTACTTAAGGTTTATTTATGGTAACTTTACACGGTTCCTCCGGATGGCAGCAATGTTTATTACATTATTCACCCCGTCAATCTATATAGCGATTACGAACTATCACATAGAAATGCTGCCGCCAGATTTATTATTAGCCATTGCAGGTGCAAGGGAGATGGTGCCATTTCCTGCCATTCTGGAACTCTTGATGATGGAACTTGCCTTTGAATTAATAAGAGAAGCGGGAATACGTGTACCCACTCCAATCGGACCAACCATTGGTATTGTTGGGGCTTTGATACTAGGGCAGGCAGCAGTTGAAGCCAATGTCGTCAGTCCTATTGTAGTAATCGTTGTTGCACTCACAGGTCTGTCTTCATTTGCAATAAGTGATGTAAATTTAAATTATGCGATAAGGATTGCAAGATTTGGATTTCTCCTAGCTGCCAGCATTTTTGGGATATTTGGGATGGTAGGAATTTTTTTAAGCGGCTTATTTTATCTAACGACTATAAAATCGTTTGGTGTTCCCTATTTTGCACCGTTAACTCCAAAATACAAATCTTCTGACGACACATTATTCCGTAGGATTTTAACGAATGAGCGATTTAGACCTGCTTTTGTAAAAACAAAAGATTTAACAAAGAAGCCAGTTAAAAACGAGTGAAATAGGGTGGTGAAGGTATGGTGAAGGTAGAAAAGGATCTGGTGGGGGGCAGGGAGTTCTTTGCGATAGTCGTATTTATGATTGCTACAAAAGCTACCGATATGACCGCAACAACTATTTTCGATATAACCCAAAATGCCTCCTGGATGGTCATCATTTGTTCTTTTTTAATCATCCTGCCTTCCTTACTGGCCCTGAATTTTCTGCTGAAAAAATTTCAAGACAAACACCTATTGGAGATTACTCAAGCTGCGTTTGGA
This Neobacillus sp. YX16 DNA region includes the following protein-coding sequences:
- a CDS encoding spore germination protein, yielding MTSILIHGDHSAKEVALIISASAINEEKSLNKAIEELNTGNTLLIIDGESLCYVINTSTAAGRSVEKPQNETTLFGPKEAFVERADINISLIHKKIRTEDFTVEKMVIGERSHNEVFIIYNKKLAGERVLKEVKERIGAVQRDAVQNLSLLIQHIEDKKASLFPTILLTERPDRAASFIEDGHVIVVMNNSPFAVVAPATFWAFYHSADDHYLRFIYGNFTRFLRMAAMFITLFTPSIYIAITNYHIEMLPPDLLLAIAGAREMVPFPAILELLMMELAFELIREAGIRVPTPIGPTIGIVGALILGQAAVEANVVSPIVVIVVALTGLSSFAISDVNLNYAIRIARFGFLLAASIFGIFGMVGIFLSGLFYLTTIKSFGVPYFAPLTPKYKSSDDTLFRRILTNERFRPAFVKTKDLTKKPVKNE